The Hypanus sabinus isolate sHypSab1 unplaced genomic scaffold, sHypSab1.hap1 scaffold_1123, whole genome shotgun sequence genome includes a region encoding these proteins:
- the LOC132386375 gene encoding zinc finger protein 383-like, translated as MAHQRVHTRERPFTCSVCEKRFTHSSTLWKHQRVHTGEKPYICSICGKRFTESSTLLVHQRVHTGEKPFTCSVCGKRFTQLTHLQSHQRVHTGERPFTCSECGKGFTELSSLQRHQRVHTGEKPFTCSECGKRFTQSSTLQSHQRVHTGERPFNCSECGKRFTRSSSLQRHRQVHTGEKPFIC; from the coding sequence atggctcaccagcgagttcacacgagggagcggccgttcacctgctcagtctgtgagaagagattcactcactcttccaccttgtggaaacaccagcgagttcacactggggagaagccgtacatctgctcaatctgtgggaagagattcactgagtcatccaccctactggtacatcagcgagttcacactggggagaagccattcacctgctcagtctgtgggaagagattcactcagttaacccacctacagagtcatcagcgagttcacactggggagaggccattcacctgctcagaatgtgggaaaggattcactgagttatccagcctacagagacatcagcgagttcacactggggagaagccgttcacctgctcagaatgtgggaagagattcactcagtcatccaccctacagagtcaccagcgagttcacactggggagaggccgttcaactgctcagaatgtgggaagagattcactcgctcttccagcctacagagacatcggcaagttcacaccggggagaagccgttcatctgctga